In Rhododendron vialii isolate Sample 1 chromosome 9a, ASM3025357v1, the following are encoded in one genomic region:
- the LOC131301540 gene encoding uncharacterized protein LOC131301540 — MVQERSICATYYEDMKAKRQEAAEPNGSCIIVETVPCRSGYQRRKAKRALKKGVAIGLNPISAGSFKRNRGKKKSGDKNKARKACFYCDKLEHFARECTEPKKIQEQPTN, encoded by the exons ATGGTACAAGAAAGATCAATATGCGCGACTTACTATG AGGACATGAAGGCTAAGCGCCAAGAGGCAGCTGAGCCAAATGGTTCATGCATCATAGTTGAGACTGTCCCTTGTAGGTCTGGGTACCAGCGAAGGAAGGCTAAACGCGCCCTTAAGAAAGGAGTTGCTATAGGCCTTAACCCTATTAGCGCTGGTTCTTTTAAGCGCAATAGAGGCAAGAAGAAGAGTGGTGACAAAAACAAGGCCAGAAAGGCATGCTTTTACTGTGACAAGTTGGAACACTTTGCTCGTGAGTGCACTGAGCCTAAGAAG ATTCAAGAGCAACCAACCAATTAG